The genomic stretch GCCGCCGAGGTGGAGCGCCTGGAAGCCTCGCTGCGCACGTTGCAGACCCGCGTGCTCGGCCAGACGCTGAAGCCCATGAGCTCCGAGGACTGCCGCGCGCGTGAGTGCCTTCCCGGCGATCTCCGGGCGGATGCGATCCTTGCCGAATCCGCGCGGCATGGCGTGGTCGCGGCGCTGGTCAACGGCGGCAGCGTGCGAAGCGGTTTCGCCGCGGGGCCGATCACGTTCGGGGACGTGCTTTCAGCCTATCCCTTCACCGACAACGTGGTCGAGCTGACCCTCTCCGGAGCCGACCTGCGTGCGGTTCTGGAACACGGACTTTCCGCCCTGGGCGGGTACGAGGGGACCGGGCGGTTTCTTCAGGTCGCGGGGATTCGTTACCGCTTCGATTCCCGTCGTCCCGCTGGAAAACGCCTGCTGGAGGCAAGCGTCGTCGGTCCGGACGGAACAACGCTCCCGCTGGCGGACGCGGCGGAATACCGTGTCGCCCTGTCGCGTTTTCTCTATCGCGGGGGAGACAGCTACTCGATCTTTGCCGAACGCGGAAAGGACGTGTTTCTCGACGGCAAGACGATGACCACGGTCATGGAGGAGTACGTGTCCGCCCATTCGCCGCTGGCCCTGGAACCGGACGGGCGCGTCCTGGACCTTGCGCACGGAGTGCCGTCCCAGGCTCCCTGACGCGCGCGGCGCAGCGCGCCGGTTCATGCGGCCGTCGGGCGGCGCAGCAGGCCATGCAGCGTGCGGCCGCCTGAGCGTCGGCTCATGCTTTCGGCAATCCCTGAAATCGGACGGGGAGGCGCGGCACAGCCCCTGAACCGCGTCAGACCCTTGTGTCCGCAGTTCAGCGCCTTTCGCGCCCATGCCCTTATCTCTCCCATTCCGCTCTCCGAGCTGCGGATTCGGTCGGTGCGTCCCGTGCCGACGAGATCTTCTGCCGCCATGCGGAAAAACTTTCGTCTCTTTGGGAAAGAAGGCTTGCATATGAAAATGAATTTCATTATCAAGCAAGGCAGGTCAAGCAGCAAAGAACGAAAGGAGACAAAATGAAAACGCGTGTCGTATATGGATCGTCCACCGGAAACACCGAGACGGTGGCGCATTGGATCGCGGGAGTTCTGCGCAAAGGCGGAGCGGATACGGAAGTCCTGGACGCGGCGAAGACCCGCCCCGAAGGATTGGCAGAGGGAGTCGACCTGCTCCTGCTCGGTTCGTCCACCTGGGGAGAAGATGAAATCGAATTGCAGGACGACTTCGTTCCCTTGTTCGAGCGGCTGGAGCTGGCCGGACTGCGTGGGGCGCGTGTCGCTGTCTTTGGTTGCGGGAGCAGTGAATACGCCTTCTTTTGCGGAGCTGTGGATGCCATTGAATCGCGGGTGGGCGAGCTGGGAGCGAGGCTGGTCCATGAATCCCTGCGCGTTGACGGCGACCCGGTCCAGGGCGAAGTCGAGGCCTGGGCCGAGGCCCTGCTGGGCGCTTTCCAGGAGGATTGCTGAGATGGGATGCGAAGGGAAGTGCCCTGGAAAGGGGACGTGCTCCGGCAAGTGCCGCGCGCTCGGACGGGTAGGGGACCTCTGCCGCAGCGGCATGGCGCTGGTGCAGGTCGGCGACTCCGGCGTTGCCGAGCGTATTCTGCGCTTCGCCCTGGAAATGACGCGCGAACACGAACTTGGTCCCGTGCTTGAGGCCAAGGCAGCCAACGGTCTTGGCCTGGCGATGCGTGCGAGCGGCAAGCTGGACGAGGCATTGGGCGAATTCACCACGGCTTTGCACCTGATCGGGGGGCGGCTCGGTGTCGAAAACCGACTCTACGGCGTGATTCGCGGAAACTATTTGCAGGTGTTGGCTGAACAGGAGCGGAGCGCCGTGCGCCGGCTCCCGCAGGAAGAAGATGGGGCGTGCAGGGGCGTGCGCGTCCAGGGAGGTGCGACA from Paucidesulfovibrio longus DSM 6739 encodes the following:
- a CDS encoding flavodoxin, whose amino-acid sequence is MKTRVVYGSSTGNTETVAHWIAGVLRKGGADTEVLDAAKTRPEGLAEGVDLLLLGSSTWGEDEIELQDDFVPLFERLELAGLRGARVAVFGCGSSEYAFFCGAVDAIESRVGELGARLVHESLRVDGDPVQGEVEAWAEALLGAFQEDC